In Salana multivorans, a single genomic region encodes these proteins:
- a CDS encoding PLDc N-terminal domain-containing protein, producing MARKQRPHESPHERWEDLGRGKRRAIVVLGAVQVSLTAWAAYDLWHRPAEQVKGGHKLPWALSLAVNWVGPITYLAAGRVKP from the coding sequence ATGGCCCGCAAGCAGCGTCCACACGAGAGTCCGCACGAGCGGTGGGAGGACCTCGGCCGAGGCAAGCGCCGCGCGATCGTCGTGCTCGGGGCCGTCCAGGTGTCGCTCACCGCGTGGGCGGCGTACGACCTGTGGCACCGGCCGGCCGAGCAGGTCAAGGGCGGGCACAAGCTGCCGTGGGCGCTGTCGCTCGCGGTCAACTGGGTCGGGCCGATCACCTACCTGGCCGCGGGGCGCGTCAAGCCCTAG
- a CDS encoding NAD(P)/FAD-dependent oxidoreductase, with protein sequence MTSSTAPTVRAAARKTPRILILGGGYVGLYTAIRLRQHLGRQDAAIVVVDPRSYMTYQPFLPEAAAGSIEPRHVVAPHRRELRGTTCITGAITAIQHHLRAAEITPVNGDSYWVRYDHLVVSLGAVARTLPIPGLKEVGMGFKQVEEAFALRNQVLGMLDAAASTWDPEVRRRMLTFTFVGGGFAGIEALGEIEDMCRDACRDFDSIDRDDLRFVLIEASYRILPELGEELGGYALEQLRGRGIEIKLGTFLNSCVDGHVVLSNGEEFDSDTIVWTAGVKANPIMRRSDLPLDEAGRIRCNANLQVVDENGEVVENAWAAGDCAAVPDLAKGDGALCAPTAQHAVRQSKHLGDNIVRDLRGETLVPYVHANLGTVASLGLGKGVAQIFGVKMRGPIAWFMHRSYHLWAMPTLNRKVRIVLDWTTAILFRREPVALGGVSHPRAEFVAAAAEPPSREDLPVPPGIGTRA encoded by the coding sequence ATGACGTCCTCCACTGCCCCAACGGTTCGAGCCGCAGCGCGCAAGACGCCCCGGATCCTCATCCTCGGCGGCGGGTACGTCGGCCTCTACACGGCCATCCGCCTCCGTCAGCACCTCGGCCGGCAGGACGCGGCGATCGTCGTCGTCGACCCCCGCTCGTACATGACGTACCAGCCGTTCCTGCCCGAGGCGGCGGCCGGCTCGATCGAGCCGCGCCACGTCGTCGCACCGCACCGGCGCGAGCTGCGGGGGACCACGTGCATCACCGGCGCGATCACCGCCATCCAGCACCACCTGCGCGCGGCCGAGATCACGCCGGTCAACGGGGACTCGTACTGGGTGCGCTATGACCACCTCGTCGTCTCCCTCGGCGCGGTCGCCCGGACGCTGCCGATCCCCGGCCTCAAGGAGGTCGGCATGGGCTTCAAGCAGGTCGAGGAGGCGTTCGCGCTGCGCAACCAGGTCCTCGGGATGCTCGACGCGGCCGCGTCGACCTGGGACCCCGAGGTCCGCCGGCGGATGCTCACCTTCACGTTCGTCGGCGGCGGCTTCGCCGGGATCGAGGCGCTCGGCGAGATCGAGGACATGTGCCGCGACGCCTGCCGCGACTTCGACTCGATCGACCGCGACGACCTGCGGTTCGTCCTGATCGAGGCGAGCTACCGGATCCTGCCCGAGCTGGGTGAGGAGCTCGGTGGCTACGCGCTCGAGCAGCTGCGCGGGCGCGGCATCGAGATCAAGCTCGGGACGTTCCTCAACTCGTGCGTCGACGGCCACGTGGTGCTGTCCAACGGGGAGGAGTTCGACTCCGACACGATCGTGTGGACGGCCGGGGTCAAGGCCAACCCGATCATGCGCCGCTCCGACCTCCCGCTCGACGAGGCCGGCCGCATCCGGTGCAACGCGAACCTCCAGGTCGTCGACGAGAACGGCGAGGTCGTCGAGAACGCCTGGGCGGCTGGTGACTGCGCCGCCGTCCCGGACCTCGCCAAGGGGGACGGGGCCCTGTGCGCGCCGACCGCGCAGCACGCGGTGCGCCAGTCCAAGCACCTCGGCGACAACATCGTCCGCGACCTGCGCGGCGAGACCCTCGTCCCATACGTCCACGCGAACCTCGGGACGGTGGCGTCGCTCGGCCTCGGCAAGGGCGTCGCGCAGATCTTCGGCGTCAAGATGCGCGGGCCGATCGCCTGGTTCATGCACCGCAGCTACCACCTGTGGGCCATGCCGACGCTCAACCGGAAGGTCCGCATCGTCCTGGACTGGACGACGGCGATCCTGTTCCGGCGCGAGCCGGTCGCGCTCGGTGGCGTCAGCCACCCGCGGGCGGAGTTCGTGGCGGCGGCCGCCGAGCCGCCCAGCCGCGAGGACCTGCCGGTGCCGCCGGGGATCGGCACGCGCGCCTGA
- a CDS encoding response regulator transcription factor has protein sequence MVREKLEGTVLTDRQLTVVRRAADGWTTAAIARAVGISPETVARDLAHAAERVGAKNRTHLVARLYELGILGARQARPSGEVKPIENARRRPTSSHATP, from the coding sequence ATGGTTCGAGAGAAACTGGAGGGAACAGTGCTGACCGACAGGCAACTTACGGTTGTCCGGCGCGCCGCAGACGGCTGGACCACTGCCGCGATCGCTCGGGCAGTCGGCATCTCCCCCGAAACCGTCGCACGAGACCTCGCCCACGCTGCCGAGCGGGTAGGCGCCAAGAACAGGACCCATCTAGTGGCGAGACTCTATGAGCTGGGCATCCTCGGTGCTCGACAGGCGCGTCCAAGCGGCGAGGTCAAGCCGATCGAGAACGCACGACGACGGCCAACGTCCTCCCACGCAACGCCCTGA
- the dinB gene encoding DNA polymerase IV, with protein MTSPDGARATVIHADLDAFYASVEQRDSPRLRGRPVAVGGGVLLAVSYEAKRLGVQAPMGIRQARGLCPDLVVVRPRFDAYTAASRAVFEIFRDTTPNVRGVSIDEAFLDVAGLRRIDGAPSDIAARVRRRVREEVGLAITAGVARTPFLAKVASGVAKPDGLLVVEPWEEAAFLGPLPLGRLWGVGPVTARRLARFGLYTAGDVADLDLGLLVGILGPGGGHHLYRAVHGLTQTRVHAETRRSIGAQHALGSRPRPWREVEGVLLSLVDRVCERLRSAGLLAGGVVVRLRYGDFTRASRSHRLGHPTGSTARVAETARRLLDRDVATIARRGLTLVGVALTDLSDAGAYQPMLGEPTTTLDATVDGLRTRHGRGSLTRASLLSRPPP; from the coding sequence ATGACCAGTCCGGACGGGGCGCGAGCCACCGTCATCCACGCCGATCTCGACGCGTTCTACGCCTCGGTCGAGCAGCGGGACTCGCCCCGGCTGCGGGGGCGCCCCGTCGCGGTCGGCGGCGGCGTCCTGCTGGCGGTGAGCTACGAGGCGAAGCGGCTGGGCGTCCAGGCGCCGATGGGCATCCGTCAGGCGCGCGGGCTGTGCCCCGACCTCGTCGTCGTCCGACCGCGGTTCGACGCCTACACGGCGGCGTCGCGCGCGGTGTTCGAGATCTTCCGGGACACGACGCCGAACGTCCGCGGCGTCTCGATCGACGAGGCGTTCCTCGACGTCGCCGGCCTCCGCCGGATCGACGGGGCGCCCAGCGACATCGCCGCGCGGGTCCGGCGGCGGGTGCGCGAGGAGGTCGGGCTGGCGATCACCGCCGGCGTGGCGCGGACGCCCTTCCTCGCGAAGGTCGCGAGCGGCGTGGCCAAGCCGGACGGGCTGCTGGTGGTCGAGCCGTGGGAGGAGGCGGCGTTCCTCGGCCCGCTCCCGCTCGGCCGGCTGTGGGGCGTCGGACCGGTGACCGCGCGCCGGCTCGCACGGTTCGGCCTGTACACCGCCGGCGACGTGGCCGACCTCGACCTCGGCCTCCTCGTCGGGATCCTCGGACCGGGCGGCGGCCACCACCTGTACCGCGCGGTCCACGGGCTCACGCAGACGCGCGTCCACGCCGAGACCCGCCGCTCGATCGGCGCTCAGCACGCCCTGGGGAGCCGGCCGCGTCCGTGGCGGGAGGTCGAGGGCGTCCTGCTCTCGCTCGTCGACCGGGTGTGCGAGCGGCTACGGTCGGCGGGGCTGCTGGCCGGGGGCGTCGTCGTCCGGCTGCGCTACGGGGACTTCACCCGGGCCAGCCGCTCGCACCGGCTCGGACATCCCACCGGATCGACGGCGCGCGTGGCCGAGACGGCCCGACGGCTGCTCGATCGCGACGTCGCGACGATCGCGCGACGCGGGCTGACGCTCGTCGGCGTCGCCCTGACCGACCTGTCGGACGCGGGCGCCTACCAGCCGATGCTCGGGGAGCCGACGACGACCCTCGACGCGACGGTCGACGGGCTGCGGACGCGCCACGGCCGAGGCAGCCTCACCCGGGCCAGCCTGCTCAGCCGGCCCCCGCCGTGA
- a CDS encoding PadR family transcriptional regulator, with product MDTTQLLKGVLDVAVLAVVRREDSYGYDVVRKLRAAGLAEVGDASVYGTLRRLYANGSLTSYVVPSEEGPHRKYYGVTPQGRTALAHQAKQWDEFSATLSDLLADAEA from the coding sequence ATGGACACCACTCAGCTCCTCAAGGGGGTGCTCGACGTCGCCGTCCTCGCCGTGGTCCGTCGTGAGGACTCCTACGGCTACGACGTCGTGCGCAAGCTCCGGGCGGCCGGCCTCGCCGAGGTCGGCGACGCCTCGGTCTACGGCACGCTGCGTCGCCTGTACGCGAACGGCTCGCTCACCAGCTACGTCGTCCCCTCGGAGGAGGGGCCGCACCGCAAGTACTACGGAGTCACCCCGCAGGGGCGGACCGCGCTGGCCCACCAGGCCAAGCAGTGGGACGAGTTCTCCGCCACCCTGTCCGACCTGCTCGCCGACGCGGAGGCCTGA
- a CDS encoding DUF501 domain-containing protein, translating to MPRGVVEVAARCVCGRPTVVRTAPRLPDGTPFPTTYYLTAPGAVAAVSTLEANGVMAEMTHRLAEDPELAARYRAAHEDYLDRRAELGDVPEITGISAGGMPARVKCLHVLVGHALARGRGVNPLGDEALDLIADEWRPTRCTC from the coding sequence GTGCCCCGCGGCGTCGTCGAGGTGGCCGCGCGCTGCGTCTGCGGACGCCCGACGGTCGTGCGCACGGCCCCGCGTCTGCCCGACGGCACGCCGTTCCCGACCACCTACTACCTCACGGCGCCGGGCGCGGTGGCCGCGGTGTCGACGCTCGAGGCGAACGGCGTCATGGCCGAGATGACGCACCGGCTGGCCGAGGACCCCGAGCTGGCCGCCCGCTACCGGGCGGCGCACGAGGACTACCTCGACCGGCGCGCCGAGCTGGGCGACGTCCCCGAGATCACCGGCATCTCGGCCGGCGGGATGCCCGCGCGCGTCAAGTGCCTCCACGTGCTCGTCGGGCACGCGCTCGCGCGGGGGCGCGGCGTCAACCCGCTCGGCGACGAGGCGCTCGACCTCATCGCCGACGAGTGGCGCCCGACCCGCTGCACCTGCTGA
- a CDS encoding Ppx/GppA phosphatase family protein codes for MTRVAAIDCGTNTVRLLIADVLPGVGTTTEVVRTGTVTRLGQGVDRTGRLDPEALGRTLDALREFAELIAAHDVERTRFVATSATRDAENAGEFAGAVEEILGIRPEVVTGAEEAELSFAGAVSVASGEHPGPYLVVDLGGGSTELVLGEREPVAAISLDVGSVRLHERHLHSDPPTQAEIDAAAADAREALDRAAAAVPLGETATLIGVAGTVTTLTAHAQRLPSYVRERIDGAVLPAGIVLAAAQDVLHLTRAERGELPYLQPGRVDVIGAGALVWFEVVSRVLAEVEAAGGELASVVTSEHDILDGIALSLR; via the coding sequence GTGACTCGCGTTGCTGCCATCGACTGTGGGACGAACACCGTCCGCCTCCTCATCGCCGACGTCCTCCCGGGCGTCGGAACGACCACCGAGGTGGTCCGCACCGGGACGGTGACGCGGCTCGGCCAGGGCGTCGACCGGACCGGCCGACTCGACCCGGAGGCGCTGGGCCGGACCCTCGACGCGCTGCGCGAGTTCGCGGAGCTGATCGCGGCGCACGACGTCGAGCGCACCCGGTTCGTCGCGACGTCGGCGACCCGCGACGCCGAGAACGCCGGTGAGTTCGCCGGCGCCGTCGAGGAGATCCTCGGGATCCGCCCCGAGGTGGTGACCGGCGCCGAGGAGGCCGAGCTGTCGTTCGCCGGGGCGGTGTCCGTCGCCTCCGGTGAGCACCCGGGTCCCTACCTCGTCGTCGACCTCGGCGGCGGCTCGACGGAGCTCGTCCTCGGCGAGCGCGAGCCCGTCGCGGCCATCTCGCTCGACGTCGGCTCCGTGCGGCTGCACGAGCGGCACCTGCACTCCGATCCGCCCACCCAGGCCGAGATCGACGCGGCCGCCGCCGACGCGCGCGAGGCCCTCGACCGCGCGGCCGCCGCGGTCCCGCTGGGGGAGACCGCGACGCTCATCGGCGTCGCGGGAACGGTCACGACGCTCACGGCGCACGCGCAGCGCCTGCCCTCGTACGTGCGCGAGCGGATCGACGGGGCCGTCCTGCCCGCCGGGATCGTGCTCGCCGCGGCGCAGGACGTGCTGCACCTGACCCGGGCCGAGCGCGGCGAGCTGCCCTACCTGCAGCCCGGCCGGGTCGACGTCATCGGCGCGGGCGCGCTGGTGTGGTTCGAGGTGGTCTCGCGCGTGCTCGCCGAGGTCGAGGCCGCGGGCGGCGAGCTCGCCAGCGTCGTGACGAGCGAGCACGACATCCTCGACGGCATCGCCCTCTCCCTGCGCTGA
- a CDS encoding aminoacyl-tRNA deacylase has product MSEHPRPVDGETRVREALDRLGVPHSVTRHGRVGSLAEAAAARGVTPDRLVKTMVVRRGEDDFLLVLVPGDRTISWPKLRALLGVNRLSMPDAATALAATGFERGTITPLGTIRPLPVVADASIAGTISLGGGAHGVGVTVDADELLPAIGATSADVTDPE; this is encoded by the coding sequence ATGAGCGAGCACCCCCGACCCGTCGACGGCGAGACCCGCGTCCGCGAGGCGCTCGACCGTCTCGGCGTTCCCCACTCGGTGACGCGGCACGGCCGGGTCGGCTCGCTCGCCGAGGCGGCCGCCGCCCGCGGCGTCACGCCCGACCGGCTGGTCAAGACGATGGTCGTGCGCCGCGGCGAGGACGACTTCCTGCTCGTCCTCGTGCCGGGTGACCGCACGATCTCCTGGCCGAAGCTGCGCGCGCTGCTGGGCGTCAACCGGCTGTCGATGCCGGACGCCGCCACGGCGCTCGCGGCCACCGGCTTCGAGCGCGGCACGATCACGCCGCTCGGCACGATCCGGCCCCTGCCCGTCGTCGCCGACGCGTCGATCGCCGGGACCATCTCCCTCGGCGGTGGCGCGCACGGTGTCGGCGTCACGGTCGACGCCGACGAGCTGCTGCCCGCCATCGGTGCGACGTCGGCGGACGTGACCGATCCGGAGTGA